The stretch of DNA TGTTTTTGATTTTGGTCCACGCATTGCCAATACCTCCTGGGAAAATATCCCTATTTATATTATCGGCTTTTGTGAACTAAAACTTTAGTAAAATTCGTGCGAAATTTAGTCAACACGACACTAGATATTAACAAGGTTTTTTAATAAGAGGAAGTGTTACATTTCTTATTACCCTCAGTCTATTCAAAACCATAGGAAAAATTACGGAACCTCTGTTATCATTCTATCTATTATATATATCGGTTTTTAAGAGGGTTAAACTTTAGATTTTTTTTTGGAAATTCAATTCCTATTGTAAATAAGAGCGGAAAATGGGAAATTAGTATTTTTTAGGGTTTGTGATAATTTCTGTATAATGTATTTTGTCATAAAAGTAATCAGACAAAAAGCTAGCGAAATATAGGAAGTTGTGTAAGTTCGGTTAAGCCTTCTTTTATCTTTTCCCAATGATTTCCTTTCCAATAATATTTACCACACAATGTGCAGAGGGAAAAATTATCATAGCGGGAAAAGACAATATTGGGAACATTGTTATAAGCCTTTTCTTTCTTTATTTTCTCTAATAGTCCATTACAGCTTGGACATCTTGTAAATATGTTCTTTGTATCTAAATTAAACCTTTCTATCACTTGTTTAATCTGCTCTTTTATATCCTCTGATTTTATCAAAAGTGATGAAACAGCAAATCTCTTTACCAAAAGCCTGTCCCTTGTAAGAAGGATTCTCCCTTCTTTTTTTGCCTCATTTATAAGCTCATCGTCTGATATTCTGGTGCAATATTTAGCATCATAACCCATAATCCTTAACCATCTTGCAAGCTTTCCGAGCATATCATCAAGGATAAACTTCATTTAATGGACACCTCTTACATAATGGATTGGTTTTTTTGCAAAAATCCTTTCCAACTTTAACAAGAAGGGCATGGTAGTTATTGAATAGAAAAACATCCTTTGGGAGATTTTCCATAAATATTGATTGAATGGCATTGTAAGTGGCTTTTTCATCTATAATCCTATGCCTTGCAAGGATTCTCTTCGTATATGCGTCAACAACGAATATAGGTTTATTTCCTGCATATAAAAGAATGGAATCTGCGGTTTCATTTCCTATTCCATGTATTGAAAGAAGCTCATTGCGAAGAAAAAAGAGCCCTTTTTCAAATAATTTTTCAAGGGAGCCGCTGTATCTTAAAAAAAGAAAATTTATAAATGCTTTAAGTTTTTTTGCCTTTTGGTTGTAAAATCCTGATGGTTTGATGACATTAGCAAGTTTTTCTTCTGGGATTTCATTCATTTTCCCTGGACTTAATAAATTTTCTCTTTTTAAATTTTCAATTGCCTTCTCCACATTTTTCCATGCAGTATTCTGGGTAAGGATAGCACCAACTATTATTTCAAATTGAGTCTCACCTGGCCACCAATTCATATCAGAA from bacterium encodes:
- a CDS encoding Mut7-C RNAse domain-containing protein; translation: MKFILDDMLGKLARWLRIMGYDAKYCTRISDDELINEAKKEGRILLTRDRLLVKRFAVSSLLIKSEDIKEQIKQVIERFNLDTKNIFTRCPSCNGLLEKIKKEKAYNNVPNIVFSRYDNFSLCTLCGKYYWKGNHWEKIKEGLTELTQLPIFR
- a CDS encoding endonuclease III domain-containing protein, giving the protein MKKTLEKIYNLLYNTFSDMNWWPGETQFEIIVGAILTQNTAWKNVEKAIENLKRENLLSPGKMNEIPEEKLANVIKPSGFYNQKAKKLKAFINFLFLRYSGSLEKLFEKGLFFLRNELLSIHGIGNETADSILLYAGNKPIFVVDAYTKRILARHRIIDEKATYNAIQSIFMENLPKDVFLFNNYHALLVKVGKDFCKKTNPLCKRCPLNEVYP